A genomic stretch from Chelmon rostratus isolate fCheRos1 chromosome 14, fCheRos1.pri, whole genome shotgun sequence includes:
- the LOC121617456 gene encoding olfactory receptor 1-like, with product MFQVEDNSTRVSEFVIVGFPSLQPQHFDSVAWFFFFLYVTTVAGNLLLVVLFASEHSLQKPMYIIMVSLALSDIGFTTVALPKLIARYWWNDGSLGFHTCLFQEHMIHYFGSLNSLILLTMALDRYLAICFPLRYPTVMTNQTMAGLTLFCWVVAHIFPGISTVNFTMMPFCGPNQIIHAFCDTMSLTALVCGDPSQQFSAAFAGAMFVLYVPLAFIIFSYICIIISVLRMASGQGRMKTFSTCATQGCIICIYYIPRFFVYSTPFFPNLTMTPDKRIATTLFYSLFPPLINPFIYCLRTKEIKRIFTHWVHRQKGVTPKRHGQIMAVPKSH from the exons ATGTTTCAGGTGGAAGACAACTCCACGCGTGTGTCAGAGTTTGTTATTGTGGGCTTCCCAAGTCTCCAACCGCAACACTTTGACTCGGTGGCgtggttcttcttcttcctctatGTGACCACAGTGGCGGGCAACCTTCTGCTGGTGGTGCTGTTTGCTTCGGAGCACAGTCTCCAGAAGCCCATGTACATCATCATGGTCAGCCTGGCCCTCTCAGACATTG GCTTTACCACAGTGGCTTTACCCAAACTGATCGCTCGCTACTGGTGGAACGACGGGAGTCTCGGCTTTCACACTTGCCTCTTCCAAGAGCACATGATCCACTATTTTGGCTCCTTGAACTCCCTGATTTTACTGACCATGGCCCTGGACCGATACCTGGCCATCTGCTTTCCTCTCAG ATACCCGACGGTGATGACAAACCAAACCATGGCGGGCCTCACGCTCTTCTGCTGGGTGGTGGCACACATCTTCCCTGGCATCAGCACCGTCAACTTCACCATGATGCCGTTCTGTGGGCCCAACCAAATCATACACGCCTTCTGCGACACCATGTCTCTCACGGCTCTGGTGTGTGGGGACCCCAGCCAACAATTCAGCGCCGCCTTTGCTGGAGCCATGTTTGTTCTTTATGTTCCGTTAGCCTTTATCATCTTCTCTTACATTTGCATCATCATCTCAGTATTGCGCATGGCCAGTGGACAG GGCAGAATGAAGACCTTCTCTACCTGTGCCACCCAGGGCTGTATCATTTGTATCTACTACATACCACGTTTCTTTGTCTACTCTACACCTTTCTTCCCTAACCTGACGATGACCCCTGACAAGCGTATAGCCACCACCCTCTTCTACAGTCTTTTCCCTCCATTGATAAACCCCTTCATCTACTGTCTGAGAACCAAGGAGATAAAGCGAATATTCACGCACTGGGTCCACAGACAAAAGGGCGTTACGCCAAAGAGGCACGGCCAAATTATGGCTGTCCCCAAGTCACACTGA
- the ubl3a gene encoding ubiquitin-like protein 3a, translated as MTGSTPADMINLRLILVSGKTKEFLFSPNDSAADIARHVYDNWPMDWEEEQVSSPNILRLIYQGRFLHGNVTLGALKLPLGKTTVMHLVARETLPEPNSQGQRNREKTGESNCCVIL; from the exons ATAAACCTGCGGCTTATTTTAGTCAGCGGGAAGACGAAAGAATTCCTCTTCTCTCCCAACGACTCGGCGGCAGACATCGCCAGGCACGTCTACGACAACTGGCCGATGG ACTGGGAGGAAGAGCAGGTCAGCAGTCCTAACATCCTGAGGCTGATCTACCAGGGCCGTTTTCTACATGGCAACGTAACACTAGgag CCCTCAAACTGCCCTTGGGGAAGACCACAGTGATGCATTTAGTTGCCAGAGAGACTTTGCCTGAGCCAAATTcccaag gtcagaggaacagagagaagacCGGGGAGAGTAACTGCTGTGTCATTCTGTAA